From one Vanessa tameamea isolate UH-Manoa-2023 chromosome 9, ilVanTame1 primary haplotype, whole genome shotgun sequence genomic stretch:
- the Sro gene encoding D-beta-hydroxybutyrate dehydrogenase, mitochondrial: protein MSWTKVVAITGCDSGLGWALAARMAREGLITVPGMYNGTATEASQALKNLCAHPFKLDVTDSKSVHEFSDYVKSIVKKNSNYKLYAVINNAGVMTIGDYEWHTPQIIENTINVNLLGAMRVVSAFLPDLRKSAQSGVKPRIINVASHCGLHPLPGFGPYSASKAGVLAWTQALRMEYLQNDLKVLTFIPGGFVGSSNLLKSQFLNGTAMLEHIHQDQKALHEKKIRILNDYLKQASNNTRFDSLNDENIIETFMKALTDNNPKKMYKLESLRYKFYYNLFKLPLPDTIHKSLIKRFLKFPEI, encoded by the exons ATGTCCTGGACTAAAGTCGTAGCCATAACAGGATGTGATAGTGGCCTTGGCTGGGCTTTAGCGGCACGGATGGCTAGAGAAGGACTAATTACAGTGCCGG GCATGTACAATGGGACTGCTACTGAAGCCTCGCAAGCACTTAAAAATCTTTGCGCTCATCCGTTTAAGCTAGACGTTACAGATTCTAAGAGTGTTCACGAATTTAGTGATTACGTCAAGAGTATTGTAAAGAAGAATTCAAATTACA AATTATACGCAGTAATAAACAACGCTGGTGTAATGACCATTGGTGACTACGAATGGCACACGCCACAAATCATTGAAAACACAATAAACGTCAATTTACTCGGAGCAATGAGAGTGGTTTCTGCATTTTTGCCTGATTTACGAAAAAGTGCACAGAgt ggTGTAAAACCTCGTATTATCAATGTAGCTAGCCACTGTGGCTTACATCCACTTCCTGGCTTTGGTCCCTACAGCGCGAGCAAAGCTGGTGTTTTAGCTTGGACACAAGCCTTACGTATGGAATATCTACAGAATGACTTGAAAGTTTTGACTTTTATTCCAG gGGGCTTCGTCGGATCTAGCAATTTGTTAAAAAGTCAATTTCTGAACGGGACTGCGATGCTGGAACATATACATCAAGACCAAAAAGCTTTACATGAAAAGAAAATACGAATCttgaatgattatttaaaacaagcaTCTAATAATACCAGATTCGATTCCCTAAAcgatgaaaatattattgaaacctTTATGAAGGCCCTCACTGATAATAATCccaaaaaaatgtacaaacttGAATCATTacgctataaattttattacaacttatttaaattaccttTGCCAGACACAATACATAAAAGCCTTATTAAAAGATTTCTTAAATTCcctgaaatttaa
- the LOC113395135 gene encoding serine protease easter-like: MEYDTGNTKHSPLYKYQKLILMRQLQQGNINHQNTYGNPVTDQINQGIVKQSPITPGPYYPNQQNQFEPELPQPGQIKNTQSLQVPSPAQNPFMNNDNDNFFGVVNSGAQCTEVTSLIPDPRTGCCGQDMSETSRITDLQNIFNIFAPSNLNWTNQVFRTRRSAEKKVEDNALDDRIAGGKATELDQFPWTVFLKVTYSFGDKRASFNCGGSLISSKYVLTAGHCVNENGGVLVDIELTFAEYDRSQFPRDCKPGLGEMNCIDNILMHAKNIIIHPQYDDESLLNDIALIELDGHAPYTQYIRPICIPNINVDDPEFSDLPLAVAGWGHNGRYLINIKQSTVLHLVPHDECDQSYPNLLNTQLCAVGRTGEDTCKGDSGGPLMLLYKNNYYVVGVVSGKRADSPCGTSLPTLFTNVFHFVPWIKSIIS; this comes from the exons ATGGAATACGATACTGGAAATACAAAACATAGTCCACTTTATAAATATCAGAAACTGATACTAATGAGACAATTACAACAAGGCAATATAAACCATCAAAATACTTATGGAAATCCCGTAACAGACCAGATCAACCAGGGTATTGTTAAACAATCACCAATTACTCCGGGGCCATATTATCCCAACCAACAAAACCAATTTGAGCCGGAGCTCCCACAACcaggtcaaataaaaaatacgcaaTCTTTGCAAGTACCCAGCCCAGCACAAAATCCTTTTATGAACAATgacaatgataatttttttgggGTAGTTAATTCAGGCGCTCAATGCACTGAGGTAACGAGCTTGATACCGGACCCGAGGACAGGATGCTGTGGCCAAGACATGTCAGAAACTTCCAGGATTACgg atttacaaaatatattcaatatatttgcaCCTTCTAATCTAAATTGGACGAATCAAGTATTTCGAACACGACGATCAGCCGAAAAAAAGGTGGAAGACAATGCGTTAGATGACAGAATAGCTG GTGGAAAAGCAACGGAACTGGATCAGTTCCCATGGACAGTTTTCTTGAAAGTTACCTACAGTTTTGGTGACAAACGAGCGTCTTTCAATTGCGGTGGCTCTTTGATCAGTTCAAAATATGTTCTCACTGCAGGTCATTGCGTTAATGAAAATGGCGGTGTATTAGTTGA cATTGAATTAACGTTTGCTGAGTATGATAGGAGTCAGTTTCCAAGAGACTGTAAACCTGGGTTAGGCGAGATGAATTgcattgacaatattttaatgcatgctaaaaatataataatacatcctCAGTACGACGATGAATCGCTTCTAAATGACATTGCTCTTATCGAACTAGATGGACACGCACCCTACACTC AATACATTAGGCCAATATGCATTCCAAACATCAATGTGGATGATCCTGAGTTTTCAGACTTGCCTCTTGCTGTAGCTGGCTGGGGTCACAATGGTCGatacctaataaatattaagcagtCAACAGTTTTGCATTTGGTTCCTCATGACGAATGTGACCAGTCTTATCCTAATTTATTAAACACCCAACTTTGTGCAGTTGGACGGACTGGTGAAGACACTTGCAAAGGTGACTCCGGGGGACCTTTGATGTTGctgtataaaaacaattattatgttgTGGGCGTTGTTAGTGGCAAGAGAGCAGATAGTCCATGTGGAACTTCTTTGCCGACTCTCTTTACAAACGTGTTCCATTTCGTTCCGTGGATAAAAAGTATTATCAGTTAa